The Mycolicibacterium flavescens genome has a segment encoding these proteins:
- a CDS encoding 2-nitropropane dioxygenase, with protein sequence MRTPICNDLGIEYPIFAFTHCRDVVVAVSKAGGFGVLGAVGYTPEQLEIELKWIDENIGDHPYGVDIVIPNKYEGMDSADMDPEVLKKTLNDLVPQEHIDFAKKILSEHGVPVDHSDDDALQLLGWTEATATPQVEVALRHSKCTLIANALGTPPADMIKHIHDEGRKVAALCGSPSQARKHADAGVDIIIAQGGEAGGHCGEIGSIVLWPQVVKEVAPVPVLAAGGIGSGEQIAAALALGTQGAWTGSQWVMVEESENTPVQHAAYVKATSKDTVRSRSFTGKPARMLRNEWTEAWEDPNNPKPLGMPLQYMVSGMAVAATHKYPNESVDVAFNPIGQVVGQFSKVEKTATVIERWVQEYLEATGRLDEINEAASV encoded by the coding sequence ATGCGCACCCCGATCTGTAACGACCTCGGCATCGAGTACCCGATCTTCGCGTTCACCCACTGCCGCGACGTGGTGGTCGCCGTGAGCAAGGCCGGCGGATTCGGCGTGCTCGGCGCCGTCGGATACACCCCGGAACAGCTCGAGATCGAGCTCAAGTGGATCGACGAGAACATCGGAGACCACCCGTACGGCGTGGACATCGTGATCCCGAACAAGTACGAGGGCATGGACTCCGCCGATATGGACCCGGAGGTGCTCAAGAAGACGCTCAACGATCTCGTCCCGCAGGAGCACATCGACTTCGCCAAGAAGATCCTCTCCGAGCACGGCGTCCCGGTCGACCACAGCGACGACGACGCGTTGCAACTGCTCGGCTGGACCGAGGCCACCGCCACCCCGCAGGTCGAGGTCGCGCTGCGGCATTCGAAGTGCACGTTGATCGCCAATGCGCTCGGCACTCCCCCCGCCGACATGATCAAGCACATCCACGACGAAGGCCGGAAGGTCGCCGCGCTGTGCGGGTCGCCGTCGCAGGCGCGCAAACACGCCGACGCCGGGGTGGACATCATCATCGCCCAGGGCGGCGAAGCCGGCGGGCACTGCGGCGAGATCGGCTCGATCGTGCTGTGGCCGCAGGTCGTCAAGGAGGTCGCACCGGTGCCCGTGCTGGCCGCCGGCGGCATCGGCAGCGGCGAGCAGATCGCTGCCGCGCTGGCGCTCGGGACGCAAGGTGCCTGGACGGGTTCGCAGTGGGTGATGGTCGAAGAGTCGGAGAACACCCCGGTTCAGCACGCCGCGTACGTCAAGGCCACCAGCAAGGACACCGTGCGCAGCCGGTCGTTCACCGGGAAGCCCGCCCGGATGCTGCGCAACGAGTGGACCGAGGCGTGGGAGGATCCCAACAACCCTAAGCCGCTCGGAATGCCGTTGCAGTACATGGTTTCCGGGATGGCGGTGGCCGCCACCCACAAGTACCCGAACGAGTCCGTCGACGTGGCGTTCAACCCGATCGGTCAGGTCGTTGGGCAGTTCAGCAAGGTCGAGAAGACCGCGACGGTAATCGAGCGCTGGGTGCAGGAGTACCTCGAGGCGACCGGCAGGCTCGACGAGATCAACGAGGCCGCCTCGGTCTGA
- the ttgW gene encoding transcriptional regulator codes for MVAQIRTPRNGWIDAGLEALAAGGPDAVRVDLLAKALGVTRGGFYWHFTNRQDFLDALLESWEQRSTDDVLARVESEGGDARAKVRKAGLLTFSKELLPVDLAVRDWARRDRAVARRLRRVDNRRMEYLRTLIGTFVDDAADVEARAMLAFSLAIGGHFIAADHGALTRREVLERATQRLLTE; via the coding sequence ATGGTTGCTCAGATCCGCACACCACGGAACGGGTGGATCGACGCCGGACTCGAGGCGTTGGCAGCTGGTGGGCCGGATGCCGTTCGGGTGGATCTACTCGCCAAAGCGTTGGGCGTCACGCGTGGCGGGTTCTACTGGCACTTCACCAATCGACAGGACTTCCTCGACGCCCTGTTGGAGTCGTGGGAGCAGCGGAGCACCGACGACGTGCTCGCACGTGTCGAGTCCGAGGGTGGAGACGCCAGGGCAAAGGTCCGCAAGGCCGGCCTGCTCACGTTCTCGAAGGAACTTCTCCCGGTCGACCTGGCGGTGCGTGACTGGGCCCGCCGCGATCGCGCGGTGGCTCGGCGCCTTCGTCGCGTCGACAACCGACGGATGGAGTATCTGCGTACTCTCATCGGCACTTTCGTCGACGACGCCGCCGACGTCGAGGCCCGCGCCATGCTCGCCTTCTCACTGGCGATCGGAGGTCACTTCATCGCCGCCGACCACGGCGCACTGACCAGACGCGAAGTGCTGGAACGGGCCACGCAGCGACTTCTCACCGAGTGA
- a CDS encoding Protein of uncharacterised function (DUF2867) produces the protein MFGGERLAGAEHLARPWRIHEIAGEFEVLDVWALPTAGGRDDFGDLVGLWRAFDPGRTSPVVRALFAVRWALGRWLALDTPKEGLGVRVATLRDRLAPELRSTASQLGIEHDHFEPLYLTDDEFAVEIANRTVHGVLHVGWVAGTSGAHRGQMAVLVRPNGAMGRMYLTAIAPFRHLIVYPLMLRDIGRLWRSRPGATRHESRQP, from the coding sequence ATGTTTGGTGGTGAGCGACTCGCCGGCGCCGAGCACCTGGCCCGGCCTTGGCGCATCCACGAAATCGCGGGCGAGTTCGAAGTTCTCGACGTCTGGGCGCTTCCCACGGCCGGCGGCCGCGACGATTTCGGCGACCTCGTCGGACTCTGGCGCGCGTTCGACCCCGGCAGAACCTCCCCCGTCGTACGCGCGCTGTTCGCTGTCCGTTGGGCGCTCGGAAGGTGGCTCGCGCTCGACACGCCGAAAGAAGGACTGGGCGTACGCGTCGCGACGCTGCGGGACCGGCTCGCGCCGGAATTGCGGTCTACGGCATCACAACTCGGCATCGAACACGATCACTTTGAACCCCTGTACCTCACCGACGACGAATTCGCGGTGGAGATCGCCAACCGAACCGTGCACGGGGTCCTGCATGTCGGCTGGGTGGCCGGTACCTCCGGCGCTCACCGCGGGCAGATGGCGGTTCTTGTCCGGCCCAACGGCGCGATGGGCCGGATGTATCTGACAGCGATCGCCCCCTTCCGTCACCTGATCGTCTATCCGCTGATGCTGCGCGACATCGGCCGACTGTGGCGAAGCAGGCCGGGTGCAACACGACACGAAAGCAGGCAGCCATGA
- a CDS encoding Protein of uncharacterised function (DUF2867) translates to MTRTPASDRRVQQIRPPEALLTTSALGRIDYADAFEVGIEHPLDCSAEDWMRTILEGAPVHMRIRLLSAWSAIGLKLRPPGSSRTILGWPIRATVADSVLLGAHSRVGMPGELLLRRRDGGLLFATFVRQDNPIARKLWSTIEDSHVQTVRSLLERVRGYGVGAEGAGTGGAGGAGATGAGAAGAFGT, encoded by the coding sequence ATGACAAGAACCCCCGCCTCCGATCGCCGTGTTCAGCAGATCCGTCCACCCGAAGCGTTGCTCACCACGAGCGCGCTCGGGCGCATTGACTACGCCGACGCCTTCGAGGTCGGCATCGAGCATCCGCTCGACTGCAGCGCCGAAGATTGGATGCGCACGATATTGGAAGGGGCACCGGTTCACATGCGCATCCGTCTGCTCTCGGCGTGGTCGGCGATCGGACTCAAGCTGCGGCCCCCCGGGTCGAGTCGGACGATCCTCGGGTGGCCCATCCGCGCCACCGTCGCCGATTCCGTACTGCTCGGTGCACACTCACGTGTCGGGATGCCCGGGGAGCTGTTGTTGCGCCGCCGGGACGGCGGGTTACTGTTCGCGACGTTCGTCCGTCAGGACAACCCGATCGCGCGCAAGCTGTGGTCGACGATCGAGGATTCGCACGTACAAACGGTGCGATCGCTGCTGGAGCGAGTCCGCGGCTACGGCGTCGGCGCCGAAGGCGCGGGCACGGGCGGCGCGGGTGGGGCCGGCGCCACCGGCGCGGGAGCTGCCGGCGCGTTCGGCACGTAG
- a CDS encoding transglycosylase-like protein has translation MRIVINPKKLSLLGAGLAAALMAAAPQTLAEPAAPVPSPAPPAAPSSAPVLEAAAPAPAPPPAAAPDPLALMRPAPAAPPPAPEEAETPATPPEPVPHLASPETLPPGTVLDPTGRGNESPNVSYLKDLWHAVQRQEISGKEALIMGLAQRGMNTPIPEQKPGPYVPNAPAAPAPVAPAPPAPPVPAPSAPTP, from the coding sequence GTGAGGATCGTCATCAACCCGAAGAAGCTTTCGCTGCTTGGCGCGGGATTGGCAGCGGCACTCATGGCCGCTGCGCCGCAGACCCTCGCCGAACCTGCCGCGCCGGTTCCTTCGCCAGCGCCGCCCGCGGCGCCCAGCAGCGCGCCGGTTCTGGAAGCCGCTGCGCCGGCGCCCGCCCCGCCACCGGCAGCCGCCCCGGATCCGTTGGCGTTGATGCGCCCGGCGCCCGCGGCGCCGCCGCCCGCGCCTGAAGAAGCCGAAACGCCGGCCACCCCGCCCGAGCCCGTCCCGCACCTCGCGAGCCCGGAGACGCTGCCGCCGGGGACCGTGCTGGACCCGACCGGCCGAGGAAACGAGAGTCCAAACGTCAGCTACCTGAAGGACTTGTGGCACGCCGTCCAGAGGCAGGAGATCAGCGGTAAGGAAGCGTTGATCATGGGTCTCGCACAGCGCGGCATGAACACGCCGATTCCGGAGCAGAAGCCCGGACCCTACGTGCCGAACGCGCCGGCAGCTCCCGCGCCGGTGGCGCCGGCCCCACCCGCGCCGCCCGTGCCCGCGCCTTCGGCGCCGACGCCGTAG
- a CDS encoding cytochrome P450: MPTPNLPPGFDFTDPDIYAERLPVDELAELRKVAPIWWNEQTKGNLAFGDDGFWVVTKHKDVKEISRRSDVFSSNKKTALPRYRDEADPESLEGGKVVLLNQDAPHHTHLRKIVSRAFTPRAVESLRAELRERAAKIVKAAAAEGSGDFVEQVSAELPLQAIAGLMGVPQEDRMKLFHWSNQMVGDQDPEYTRNDPTAASVELIMYGMQMAAERSKNPGEDLVTKLVQADVEGHKLTDDEFGFFVILLAVAGNETTRNSITQGMMAFTEFPDQWELFKRERPVTAADEIVRWATPVTSFQRTALEDTELSGVRIKKGDRVVMFYRSANFDEEVFDDPYTFNILRDPNPHVGFGGTGAHYCIGANLARMTIDLIFNAIADEMPNLRPLSPPERLRSGWLNGIKHWQVDYVGADTAVGGRAPVGARSEPAP; this comes from the coding sequence ATGCCGACTCCGAACCTTCCGCCCGGATTCGATTTCACCGATCCAGATATCTATGCCGAACGCCTGCCGGTCGACGAACTCGCCGAGCTGCGCAAGGTGGCGCCGATCTGGTGGAACGAACAGACGAAAGGGAACCTGGCCTTCGGCGACGACGGTTTCTGGGTGGTCACCAAGCACAAGGACGTCAAGGAGATCTCGCGACGCAGCGACGTCTTCTCCAGCAACAAGAAGACCGCGCTTCCCCGCTATCGCGACGAGGCCGATCCCGAATCGCTCGAGGGCGGCAAGGTGGTCCTGCTCAATCAGGACGCCCCGCACCATACGCATCTGCGCAAGATCGTCTCGCGTGCGTTCACCCCGCGCGCGGTCGAATCCCTGCGCGCCGAACTGCGCGAGCGCGCGGCCAAGATCGTCAAGGCGGCCGCCGCCGAGGGCTCCGGCGACTTCGTCGAGCAGGTGTCGGCCGAACTTCCGCTGCAGGCGATCGCGGGGCTGATGGGTGTGCCGCAGGAAGATCGGATGAAGCTGTTCCACTGGTCGAATCAGATGGTGGGCGATCAGGATCCGGAGTACACCCGCAACGACCCCACCGCCGCCTCGGTCGAGCTGATCATGTACGGCATGCAAATGGCCGCGGAGCGCAGCAAGAACCCGGGCGAGGATCTGGTCACCAAGCTCGTGCAGGCCGACGTCGAGGGGCACAAACTCACCGACGACGAGTTCGGCTTCTTCGTCATCCTGCTGGCGGTGGCGGGCAACGAGACGACGCGGAACTCGATCACCCAGGGCATGATGGCGTTCACCGAATTCCCCGACCAGTGGGAGCTTTTCAAGCGGGAACGGCCCGTCACCGCGGCCGACGAGATCGTGCGCTGGGCCACCCCCGTCACGTCGTTTCAGCGCACCGCACTCGAGGACACCGAGCTGTCCGGTGTGAGGATCAAGAAAGGCGACCGGGTCGTCATGTTCTACCGGTCGGCCAATTTCGACGAAGAGGTCTTCGACGACCCCTACACCTTCAACATCCTGCGAGATCCCAACCCGCACGTCGGATTCGGCGGCACGGGTGCGCACTACTGCATCGGCGCGAACCTGGCCCGTATGACGATCGACCTCATCTTCAACGCGATCGCCGACGAGATGCCGAACCTGCGGCCGCTGAGCCCGCCCGAACGGCTCCGGTCCGGCTGGCTCAACGGCATCAAACACTGGCAGGTTGACTACGTCGGCGCCGACACGGCCGTCGGTGGTCGGGCGCCGGTGGGCGCCCGCAGCGAGCCCGCGCCGTGA